From Camelina sativa cultivar DH55 chromosome 20, Cs, whole genome shotgun sequence, the proteins below share one genomic window:
- the LOC104769092 gene encoding ATP synthase subunit beta-3, mitochondrial-like isoform X2, whose translation MASRRILSSLLRSSSGRSTSKSSLIGSRNPRLSSSPGPAHRAAPCGTLLGRVAEYSTSSPANSAATSSGPAKDEAKKTYDYGGKGAIGRVCQVIGAIVDVRFEDQEGLPPIMTSLEVQDHPTRLVLEVSHHLGQNVVRTIAMDGTEGLVRGRKVLNTGAPITVPVGRATLGRIMNVLGEPIDERGEIKTEHYLPIHRDAPALVDLATGQEILATGIKVVDLLAPYQRGGKIGLFGGAGVGKTVLIMELINNVAKAHGGFSVFAGVGERTREGNDLYREMIESGVIKLGEKQSESKCALVYGQMNEPPGARARVGLTGLTVAEYFRDAEGQDVLLFIDNIFRFTQANSEVSALLGRIPSAVGYQPTLASDLGALQERITTTKKGSITSVQAIYVPADDLTDPAPATTFAHLDATTVLSRQISELGIYPAVDPLDSTSRMLSPHILGEEHYNTARGVQKVLQNYKNLQDIIAILGMDELSEDDKLTVARARKIQRFLSQPFHVAEIFTGAPGKYVDLKENINSFQGLLDGKYDDLPEQSFYMVGGIDEVVAKAEKISKESAA comes from the exons ATGGCGAGTCGGCGAATCTTATCATCGCTTCTCCGTTCATCTTCCGGTAGATCTACTTCGAAATCCTCCTTAATCGGTAGCCGAAACCCAAGGCTTTCATCATCACCAGGTCCAGCGCATCGAGCTGCTCCATGTGGGACACTCCTTGGACGAGTCGCTGAGTATTCTACTTCTTCTCCGGCTAATTCGGCTGCGACGTCGTCTGGTCCAGCTAAGGATGAGGCGAAGAAGACTTATGATTACGGTGGCAAAGGTGCGATCGGGCGTGTGTGTCAGGTTATTGGTGCCATTGTTGATGTTAGATTCGAAGATCAGGAAGGATTGCCTCCGATCATGACTTCTCTCGAGGTTCAGGATCATCCTACAAGGTTGGTTCTTGAGGTGTCTCATCATTTGGGTCAAAATGTCGTTAGGACCATTGCTATGGATGGTACTGAGGGTCTTGTCCGTGGAAGGAAGGTTCTCAATACTGGCGCTCCAATCACT GTTCCTGTTGGAAGGGCTACCCTTGGACGTATCATGAACGTTCTTGGAGAACCCATTGACGAGAGAGGCGAAATTA AGACCGAACATTACTTACCGATTCACAGAGACGCTCCAGCTTTGGTTGATTTGGCCACTGGTCAAGAGATTCTGGCTACTGGTATTAAG gTTGTTGATCTTCTTGCTCCTTACCAAAGAGGAGGAAAGATTGGACTTTTTGGCGGTGCTGGTGTTGGGAAAACAGTGCTCATTATGGAACTGATCAACAATGTCGCTAAAGCTCATG GTGGTTTCTCCGTGTTTGCTGGTGTGGGAGAAAGGACCCGTGAAGGAAATGACTTGTACAGAGAAATGATTGAGAGTGGTGTCATCAAGCTAGGCGAGAAGCAG TCTGAGAGTAAATGTGCTCTTGTGTATGGACAAATGAATGAGCCCCCGGGTGCCCGTGCCCGTGTTGGACTTACTGGTTTGACTGTTGCTGAGTATTTCCGTGATGCCGAAGGCCAAGATGTGTTGCTTTTCATTGATAACATTTTCCGTTTCACTCAG GCCAACTCTGAAGTGTCTGCTTTGCTCGGACGTATCCCGTCTGCTGTGGGTTACCAGCCAACTCTTGCTTCTGATCTTGGTGCTCTTCAAGAGCGAATCACAACCACCAAGAAAGGTTCAATTACTTCAGTCCAAGCCATCTATGTCCCTGCTGATGATTTGACAGATCCTGCTCCAGCCACAACTTTTGCTCACTTGGACGCCACAACTGTGCTATCAAGACAG ATTTCTGAGCTTGGTATCTACCCTGCTGTGGATCCTTTGGATTCAACGTCCCGTATGCTCTCGCCTCACATTTTGGGTGAGGAGCACTACAACACAGCTCGTGGTGTGCAGAAAGTGCTACAGAACTACAAGAATTTACAAGATATTATTGCCATTTTGGGAATGGATGAGCTAAGTGAAGATGACAAGCTGACAGTTGCCCGTGCCCGTAAGATCCAGAGATTCTTGAGTCAGCCTTTCCATGTTGCTGAGATCTTCACTG GTGCCCCTGGAAAATACGTGGACCTTAAAGAAAACATCAACAGTTTCCAG GGTTTGCTGGATGGTAAGTACGATGATCTTCCCGAACAATCGTTTTACATGGTTGGAGGTATCGATGAGGTTGTTGCAAAGGCAGAGAAGATCTCGAAAGAGTCAGCAGCATAG
- the LOC104769092 gene encoding ATP synthase subunit beta-3, mitochondrial-like isoform X1: MASRRILSSLLRSSSGRSTSKSSLIGSRNPRLSSSPGPAHRAAPCGTLLGRVAEYSTSSPANSAATSSGPAKDEAKKTYDYGGKGAIGRVCQVIGAIVDVRFEDQEGLPPIMTSLEVQDHPTRLVLEVSHHLGQNVVRTIAMDGTEGLVRGRKVLNTGAPITVPVGRATLGRIMNVLGEPIDERGEIKTEHYLPIHRDAPALVDLATGQEILATGIKVVDLLAPYQRGGKIGLFGGAGVGKTVLIMELINNVAKAHGGFSVFAGVGERTREGNDLYREMIESGVIKLGEKQSESKCALVYGQMNEPPGARARVGLTGLTVAEYFRDAEGQDVLLFIDNIFRFTQANSEVSALLGRIPSAVGYQPTLASDLGALQERITTTKKGSITSVQAIYVPADDLTDPAPATTFAHLDATTVLSRQISELGIYPAVDPLDSTSRMLSPHILGEEHYNTARGVQKVLQNYKNLQDIIAILGMDELSEDDKLTVARARKIQRFLSQPFHVAEIFTGAPGKYVDLKENINSFQGLLDGKYDDLPEQSFYMVGGIDEVVAKAEKISKESAA; this comes from the exons ATGGCGAGTCGGCGAATCTTATCATCGCTTCTCCGTTCATCTTCCGGTAGATCTACTTCGAAATCCTCCTTAATCGGTAGCCGAAACCCAAGGCTTTCATCATCACCAGGTCCAGCGCATCGAGCTGCTCCATGTGGGACACTCCTTGGACGAGTCGCTGAGTATTCTACTTCTTCTCCGGCTAATTCGGCTGCGACGTCGTCTGGTCCAGCTAAGGATGAGGCGAAGAAGACTTATGATTACGGTGGCAAAGGTGCGATCGGGCGTGTGTGTCAGGTTATTGGTGCCATTGTTGATGTTAGATTCGAAGATCAGGAAGGATTGCCTCCGATCATGACTTCTCTCGAGGTTCAGGATCATCCTACAAGGTTGGTTCTTGAGGTGTCTCATCATTTGGGTCAAAATGTCGTTAGGACCATTGCTATGGATGGTACTGAGGGTCTTGTCCGTGGAAGGAAGGTTCTCAATACTGGCGCTCCAATCACT GTTCCTGTTGGAAGGGCTACCCTTGGACGTATCATGAACGTTCTTGGAGAACCCATTGACGAGAGAGGCGAAATTA AGACCGAACATTACTTACCGATTCACAGAGACGCTCCAGCTTTGGTTGATTTGGCCACTGGTCAAGAGATTCTGGCTACTGGTATTAAG gTTGTTGATCTTCTTGCTCCTTACCAAAGAGGAGGAAAGATTGGACTTTTTGGCGGTGCTGGTGTTGGGAAAACAGTGCTCATTATGGAACTGATCAACAATGTCGCTAAAGCTCATG GTGGTTTCTCCGTGTTTGCTGGTGTGGGAGAAAGGACCCGTGAAGGAAATGACTTGTACAGAGAAATGATTGAGAGTGGTGTCATCAAGCTAGGCGAGAAGCAG TCTGAGAGTAAATGTGCTCTTGTGTATGGACAAATGAATGAGCCCCCGGGTGCCCGTGCCCGTGTTGGACTTACTGGTTTGACTGTTGCTGAGTATTTCCGTGATGCCGAAGGCCAAGATGTGTTGCTTTTCATTGATAACATTTTCCGTTTCACTCAG GCCAACTCTGAAGTGTCTGCTTTGCTCGGACGTATCCCGTCTGCTGTGGGTTACCAGCCAACTCTTGCTTCTGATCTTGGTGCTCTTCAAGAGCGAATCACAACCACCAAGAAAGGTTCAATTACTTCAGTCCAAGCCATCTATGTCCCTGCTGATGATTTGACAGATCCTGCTCCAGCCACAACTTTTGCTCACTTGGACGCCACAACTGTGCTATCAAGACAG ATTTCTGAGCTTGGTATCTACCCTGCTGTGGATCCTTTGGATTCAACGTCCCGTATGCTCTCGCCTCACATTTTGGGTGAGGAGCACTACAACACAGCTCGTGGTGTGCAGAAAGTGCTACAGAACTACAAGAATTTACAAGATATTATTGCCATTTTGGGAATGGATGAGCTAAGTGAAGATGACAAGCTGACAGTTGCCCGTGCCCGTAAGATCCAGAGATTCTTGAGTCAGCCTTTCCATGTTGCTGAGATCTTCACTGGTGCCCCTGGAAAATACGTGGACCTTAAAGAAAACATCAACAGTTTCCAG GGTTTGCTGGATGGTAAGTACGATGATCTTCCCGAACAATCGTTTTACATGGTTGGAGGTATCGATGAGGTTGTTGCAAAGGCAGAGAAGATCTCGAAAGAGTCAGCAGCATAG
- the LOC104769091 gene encoding ATP synthase subunit beta-1, mitochondrial-like: MASRRVLSSLLRSSSGRSAAKLGNRNPRLPSPSPARHAAPCSYLLGRVAEYATASPASSAAPSSAPAKEEGKKTYDYGGKGAIGRVCQVIGAIVDVRFEDQEGLPPIMTSLEVQDHPTRLVLEVSHHLGQNVVRTIAMDGTEGLVRGRKVLNTGAPITVPVGRATLGRIMNVLGEPIDERGEIKTDHYLPIHRDAPALVDLATGQEILATGIKVVDLLAPYQRGGKIGLFGGAGVGKTVLIMELINNVAKAHGGFSVFAGVGERTREGNDLYREMIESGVIKLGEKQSESKCALVYGQMNEPPGARARVGLTGLTVAEYFRDAEGQDVLLFIDNIFRFTQANSEVSALLGRIPSAVGYQPTLASDLGALQERITTTKKGSITSVQAIYVPADDLTDPAPATTFAHLDATTVLSRQISELGIYPAVDPLDSTSRMLSPHILGEEHYNTARGVQKVLQNYKNLQDIIAILGMDELSEDDKLTVARARKIQRFLSQPFHVAEIFTGAPGKYVDLKENINSFQGLLDGKYDDLPEQSFYMVGGIDEVVAKAEKISKESAA, from the exons ATGGCGTCTCGGAGAGTTTTATCATCCCTCCTCCGTTCATCTTCCGGTAGATCTGCTGCCAAATTAGGCAACCGTAACCCCAGGCTTCCGTCTCCTTCACCCGCTCGTCACGCCGCTCCATGTAGTTACCTCCTCGGCCGTGTCGCTGAGTACGCGACCGCTTCACCGGCAAGCTCAGCTGCGCCATCGTCTGCTCCTGCTAAGGAGGAGGGAAAGAAGACCTATGACTACGGTGGTAAAGGTGCGATCGGGCGTGTTTGCCAGGTCATTGGTGCCATTGTCGATGTTAGATTCGAAGATCAGGAAGGATTGCCTCCGATCATGACGTCTCTCGAGGTTCAAGATCACCCCACGAGGCTGGTCCTTGAGGTCTCTCATCATTTGGGTCAAAATGTCGTTAGGACTATTGCTATGGATGGTACTGAGGGTCTCGTCCGTGGAAGGAAGGTTCTCAACACTGGCGCTCCAATCACT GTTCCTGTTGGAAGGGCTACTCTTGGACGTATCATGAATGTTCTTGGGGAACCCATTGACGAGAGAGGCGAAATTA AGACCGACCATTACCTACCTATTCACAGAGATGCTCCAGCTTTGGTTGATCTAGCCACTGGGCAAGAGATTCTGGCCACTGGTATTAAG gtTGTTGATCTTCTTGCTCCTTACCAAAGAGGAGGAAAGATTGGTCTTTTTGGCGGTGCTGGTGTTGGAAAAACTGTGCTGATTATGGAACTGATCAACAATGTTGCCAAAGCTCATG GTGGTTTCTCTGTGTTTGCTGGTGTGGGAGAACGAACCCGTGAGGGCAATGACTTGTACAGAGAAATGATTGAGAGTGGTGTCATCAAGCTAGGCGAGAAGCAG TCTGAGAGCAAATGTGCTCTTGTGTATGGACAAATGAATGAGCCCCCGGGTGCTCGTGCCCGTGTTGGACTGACTGGTTTGACTGTTGCCGAGTATTTCCGTGATGCCGAAGGCCAAGACGTGTTGCTTTTCATTGACAACATTTTCCGTTTCACTCAG GCCAACTCTGAAGTGTCTGCTTTGCTCGGACGTATCCCGTCTGCTGTGGGTTACCAGCCAACTCTGGCTTCTGATCTTGGTGCTCTTCAAGAGCGAATCACAACCACCAAGAAAGGGTCTATCACCTCAGTCCAAGCTATCTATGTCCCTGCTGATGATTTGACAGATCCTGCTCCTGCCACAACTTTTGCTCACTTGGACGCCACAACTGTGCTGTCAAGACAG ATTTCTGAGCTTGGTATCTATCCTGCTGTGGATCCTTTGGATTCAACATCCCGTATGCTCTCGCCTCACATTTTGGGTGAGGAGCACTACAACACAGCTCGTGGTGTGCAGAAGGTGCTACAGAACTACAAGAATTTACAAGATATTATTGCCATTTTGGGAATGGATGAGCTAAGTGAAGATGACAAGCTGACTGTTGCCCGTGCCCGTAAGATCCAGAGATTCTTGAGTCAGCCTTTCCACGTTGCTGAGATCTTCACTGGTGCCCCTGGAAAATACGTCGACCTTAAGGAAAACATCAACAGTTtccag GGTCTACTCGACGGTAAGTACGATGATCTTCCTGAACAATCATTTTACATGGTTGGTGGCATCGACGAGGTGGTTGCAAAGGCAGAGAAGATCTCCAAGGAATCAGCAGCTTAA
- the LOC104769090 gene encoding ultraviolet-B receptor UVR8-like isoform X1: MLTRALGRVRIPGSMIHGSNTPSGFLKDSKLVGSIGFSCGRRWLSNESGKRFAAMWGSGDYGRLGLGNLDSQWTPAVCSALSDHSIRAVACGGAHTLFLTETRRVFATGLNDCGQLGVSDVQSHAMEPLEVSGLEKDILHISAGYYHSAAITVDGELYMWGKNSSGQLGLGKKAARVVRVPTKVQALDGITIQTVALGSEHSVAVTDGGEVLSWGGGGSGRLGHGHQSSLFGILRSNSEFTPRLIKELEGIKVKNVAAGLLQSACTDDNGSAFMFGERSINKMGFGGVRNATIPSIISEVPYADEVACGGYHTCVVTRGGELYTWGSNENGCLGTDSTYVSHSPVRVEGPFLESTVSQVSCGWKHTAAISDNNVFTWGWGGSHGTFSVDGHSSGGQLGHGSDVDYARPAMVDLGKNVRAVHISCGFNHTAAVLEHF; encoded by the exons ATGTTGACTAGAGCACTCGGGCGAGTTCGAATTCCCGGGTCAATGATCCACGGATCGAATACTCCGAGTGGGTTTTTGAAAGATTCGAAATTGGTGGGTTCGATTGGTTTCTCCTGTGGTAGAAGATGGTTATCGAACGAGAGCGGGAAACGATTTGCGGCGATGTGGGGAAGCGGGGATTACGGTAGATTAGGGCTCGGAAACTTGGATTCTCAGTGGACACCTGCCGTTTGCTCTGCTTTGAGTGATCACAGCATCAGAGCTGTTGCTTGCGGTGGAGCTCACACTCTGTTTCTCACCG AAACGAGGAGAGTCTTTGCAACGGGTCTTAATGACTGTGGTCAACTTGGCGTATCAGATGTTCAAAGCCATGCTATG GAGCCGCTTGAAGTTTCTGGACTAGAAAAAGATATTCTGCACATCTCGGCTGGCTATTATCATTCCGCTGCTATCACAG TTGATGGTGAACTCTACATGTGGGGAAAGAATTCAAGTGGACAGCTTGGACTGGGAAAAA AGGCTGCAAGAGTTGTACGCGTACCAACTAAAGTACAAGCTCTGGATGGAATCACCATACAAACTGTGGCTTTGGGTTCAGAGCATTCTGTTGCTGTTACTG ATGGAGGTGAAGTCCTGAGCTGGGGAGGAGGGGGCTCTGGAAGACTTGGCCACGGTCATCAGTCCAGTCTTTTCGGCATCTTAAGAAGTAACAG TGAATTTACTCCAAGGCTTATCAAGGAACTTGAGGGGATCAAG GTTAAGAACGTTGCTGCTGGTCTGCTGCAGTCAGCATGCACTGATG ATAATGGCTCTGCTTTCATGTTCGGAGAGAGATCTATAAATAAGATG GGCTTCGGAGGAGTAAGAAATGCCACAATACCCTCGATTATTAGTGAAGTGCCATATGCAGATGAAGTTGCATGTGGTGGCTACCACACATGTGTTGTTACAA GAGGTGGGGAACTTTACACCTGGGGCTCAAACGAAAATGGGTGCCTTGGCACAGA TTCAACATATGTCTCACACTCCCCTGTGAGAGTGGAAGGTCCTTTCTTGGAGTCTACCGTATCTCAGGTATCTTGCGGCTGGAAGCACACTGCAGCTATTTCAG ATAACAATGTGTTTACCTGGGGCTGGGGAGGTTCTCACGGCACATTCTCTGTTGACGGACATTCCTCTGGTGGACAACtg GGCCATGGTAGTGATGTAGACTACGCTAGACCAGCAATGGTGGACTTGGGAAAGAATGTAAGAGCAGTGCATATATCTTGTGGCTTCAATCATACTGCAGCAGTTCTAGAACATTTTTGA
- the LOC104769090 gene encoding ultraviolet-B receptor UVR8-like isoform X2, with translation MLTRALGRVRIPGSMIHGSNTPSGFLKDSKLVGSIGFSCGRRWLSNESGKRFAAMWGSGDYGRLGLGNLDSQWTPAVCSALSDHSIRAVACGGAHTLFLTETRRVFATGLNDCGQLGVSDVQSHAMEPLEVSGLEKDILHISAGYYHSAAITVDGELYMWGKNSSGQLGLGKKAARVVRVPTKVQALDGITIQTVALGSEHSVAVTDGGEVLSWGGGGSGRLGHGHQSSLFGILRSNSEFTPRLIKELEGIKVKNVAAGLLQSACTDDNGSAFMFGERSINKMGFGGVRNATIPSIISEVPYADEVACGGYHTCVVTSGELYTWGSNENGCLGTDSTYVSHSPVRVEGPFLESTVSQVSCGWKHTAAISDNNVFTWGWGGSHGTFSVDGHSSGGQLGHGSDVDYARPAMVDLGKNVRAVHISCGFNHTAAVLEHF, from the exons ATGTTGACTAGAGCACTCGGGCGAGTTCGAATTCCCGGGTCAATGATCCACGGATCGAATACTCCGAGTGGGTTTTTGAAAGATTCGAAATTGGTGGGTTCGATTGGTTTCTCCTGTGGTAGAAGATGGTTATCGAACGAGAGCGGGAAACGATTTGCGGCGATGTGGGGAAGCGGGGATTACGGTAGATTAGGGCTCGGAAACTTGGATTCTCAGTGGACACCTGCCGTTTGCTCTGCTTTGAGTGATCACAGCATCAGAGCTGTTGCTTGCGGTGGAGCTCACACTCTGTTTCTCACCG AAACGAGGAGAGTCTTTGCAACGGGTCTTAATGACTGTGGTCAACTTGGCGTATCAGATGTTCAAAGCCATGCTATG GAGCCGCTTGAAGTTTCTGGACTAGAAAAAGATATTCTGCACATCTCGGCTGGCTATTATCATTCCGCTGCTATCACAG TTGATGGTGAACTCTACATGTGGGGAAAGAATTCAAGTGGACAGCTTGGACTGGGAAAAA AGGCTGCAAGAGTTGTACGCGTACCAACTAAAGTACAAGCTCTGGATGGAATCACCATACAAACTGTGGCTTTGGGTTCAGAGCATTCTGTTGCTGTTACTG ATGGAGGTGAAGTCCTGAGCTGGGGAGGAGGGGGCTCTGGAAGACTTGGCCACGGTCATCAGTCCAGTCTTTTCGGCATCTTAAGAAGTAACAG TGAATTTACTCCAAGGCTTATCAAGGAACTTGAGGGGATCAAG GTTAAGAACGTTGCTGCTGGTCTGCTGCAGTCAGCATGCACTGATG ATAATGGCTCTGCTTTCATGTTCGGAGAGAGATCTATAAATAAGATG GGCTTCGGAGGAGTAAGAAATGCCACAATACCCTCGATTATTAGTGAAGTGCCATATGCAGATGAAGTTGCATGTGGTGGCTACCACACATGTGTTGTTACAA GTGGGGAACTTTACACCTGGGGCTCAAACGAAAATGGGTGCCTTGGCACAGA TTCAACATATGTCTCACACTCCCCTGTGAGAGTGGAAGGTCCTTTCTTGGAGTCTACCGTATCTCAGGTATCTTGCGGCTGGAAGCACACTGCAGCTATTTCAG ATAACAATGTGTTTACCTGGGGCTGGGGAGGTTCTCACGGCACATTCTCTGTTGACGGACATTCCTCTGGTGGACAACtg GGCCATGGTAGTGATGTAGACTACGCTAGACCAGCAATGGTGGACTTGGGAAAGAATGTAAGAGCAGTGCATATATCTTGTGGCTTCAATCATACTGCAGCAGTTCTAGAACATTTTTGA
- the LOC104769093 gene encoding uncharacterized protein LOC104769093, translating into MSVSKLPHLSNGGVHSHTSDFLNLTNEPVVLSVLLPCPSRIRVFSAISTTGIGGAGVVKCYGTRHSGAGGGRGDNGLRRESGLGFDERGERIVRCEGDVISWRERRVRGEIWVDSDSQTVWNVLTDYERLADFVPNLVCSGRIPCPHPGRIWLEQRGLQRALYWHIEARVVLDLHECLDSPNGRELHFSMVDGDFKKFEGKWSVKSGVRSIGTVLSYEVNVIPRFNFPAIFLERIIRSDLPVNLRAVARQAEKIYKDCGKPSIIEDLLGRTFSQLAPSHGIEFEGLATERSVASSVGSLSHLNELNNNWSVYGKVCKLDKPCTVDEVHLRRFDGLLENGGVHRCAVASITVKAPVCEVWNVLTSYESLPEIVPNLAISKILSRENNKVRIVQEGCKGLLYMVLHARAVLDLHEIREQEIRFEQVEGDFDSLEGKWIFEQLGSHHTLLKYTVESKVRKDTFLSEAIMEEVIYEDLPSNLCAIRDYIEKRGEKYSESCKLETCQVSEETCSSSGATSVETIYNNDDGTDQTKQRRRIPGLQRDIEVLKSEILKFISEHGQEGFMPMRKQLRLHGRVDIEKAITKMGGFRRVALMMNLALAYKHRKPKGYWDNLENLQEEIGRFQQSWGMDPSFMPSRKSFERAGRYDIARALEKWGGLHEVSRLLALNVRHPNRQLNSRKDNGNTIQKTESIHTNLDSKVNEKHNPYVSQDTEKWLYNLKDLDINWVQ; encoded by the exons ATGTCAGTGAGCAAGCTTCCACATCTCTCCAATGGTGGCGTTCACAGTCACACTTCAGATTTTCTCAATTTGACCAACGAACCAGTGGTTTTGAGTGTATTGCTCCCATGTCCCTCACGGATTCGTGTATTCTCGGCTATTTCAACTACCGGGATTGGTGGTGCCGGGGTCGTTAAGTGTTACGGAACGAGACATAGCGGCGCCGGTGGTGGTAGAGGTGATAACGGGTTGAGGAGAGAGAGCGGATTAGGTTTCgatgagagaggagagaggatAGTGCGTTGTGAGGGTGATGTGATCTCTTGGAGGGAACGGAGGGTAAGAGGCGAAATCTGGGTCGATTCTGATTCTCAAACCGTTTGGAATGTTCTTACTGATTACGAGCGCCTTGCTGATTTCGTACCCAATCTCGTTTGTAG TGGGAGAATTCCTTGTCCACATCCAGGACGTATATGGCTGGAGCAACGAGGCCTTCAAAGAGCTTTGTATTGGCATATTGAGGCTCGTGTTGTTCTCGATCTCCATGAGTGTCTAGATTCT CCAAATGGCCGTGAGCTTCACTTCTCTATGGTAGATGGTGATTTCAAAAAGTTTGAGGGAAAGTGGTCTGTGAAATCTGGTGTCAG GTCCATAGGAACTGTATTGTCTTACGAAGTAAACGTCATTCCAAGATTTAACTTCCCTGCCATTTTCTTAGAGAGGATCATCAGATCAGATCTTCCTGTAAATCTCCGAGCCGTAGCTCGCCAAGCTGAGAAAATTTATAAAGACTGTGGAAAGCCGTCAATAATAGAAGATTTGTTGGGTAGAACGTTTTCACAGCTGGCCCCTTCTCATGGTATTGAGTTCGAAGGTCTTGCTACTGAGAGATCTGTTGCCTCCAGTGTTGGATCATTATCTCACTTGAATGAATTGAACAATAATTGGAGTGTTTATGGGAAAGTATGCAAGCTTGATAAACCTTGCACCGTGGACGAAGTTCACCTTCGTAGATTTGATGGTCTATTG GAAAATGGAGGTGTTCACCGTTGCGCTGTAGCTAGTATAACAGTTAAAGCTCCTGTTTGTGAAGTTTGGAATGTTCTAACTTCTTATGAGAGTCTTCCAGA GATAGTTCCAAATCTGGCAATCAGCAAGATTTTGTCACGAGAAAACAATAAAGTCCGAATAGTTCAG GAAGGATGCAAAGGCCTGCTTTACATGGTGCTTCATGCGAGAGCTGTTCTCGATTTGCATGAGATTCGTGAGCAGGAAATCAGATTTGAGCAGGTTGAAGGAGACTTTGATTCGCTTGAAGGGAAATGGATTTTTGAACAACTAGGAAGTCATCACACACTTCTCAAGTATACCGTGGAGTCCAAAGTGCGGAAAGATACATTTCTTTCCGAAGCAATCATGGAAGAG GTAATATATGAAGATCTCCCGTCAAATTTATGCGCCATTCGTGATTACATCGAGAAAAGAGGAGAGAAATATTCAGAGTCATGTAAACTGGAGACATGTCAAGTTTCAGAGGAAACATGTTCTTCATCTGGTGCCACATCGGTTGAGACAATTTACAATAATGATGATGGTACAGATCAAACTAAGCAGAGACGGAGGATTCCCGGTCTCCAAAGAGACATCGAAGTCTTGAAATCAGAGATTCTCAAGTTCATATCAGAACATGGACAAGAAGGATTCATGCCCATGAGAAAGCAGCTTCGGTTACATGGAAGAGTTGACATTGAAAAAGCCATTACAAAAATGGGTGGATTTAGGAGAGTAGCTTTGATGATGAATCTTGCACTTGCTTATAAACACCGGAAACCGAAAGGATATTGGGATAATCTTGAAAACTTGCAAGAAGAG ATAGGAAGATTTCAACAGAGTTGGGGAATGGATCCATCATTTATGCCGAGCAGGAAATCGTTTGAACGCGCAG GTCGTTATGACATTGCGCGGGCGCTCGAGAAATGGGGAGGACTACACGAAGTGTCTCGTCTTTTAGCATTGAACGTGAGACATCCAAACAGACAGCTAAATTCTCGTAAAGACAATGGTAACACAATACAGAAAACTGAATCTATTCATACCAATTTAGACTCGAAGGTTAATGAGAAACATAATCCTTATGTCTCTCAAGACACAGAGAAATGGTTGTATAATCTTAAAGATCTTGATATCAATTGGGTTCAATAA